From the genome of bacterium:
ACCAGTTCGCTGACGGCCTGACCCAGCGTCATCCGGTGGCGCATGGCATGCATCTTCGCGACCTTCATCGCATCGTCTTCGATCGTCAGCGTTGTCCTTGGCACGTCAGCATCGTACCACGACCTTGATGCTTTTGGCTAGGGCCTCGCATCATTCGGCGCCGTCTTCACGGCTGGAGGTAGGCGGCCATGCTGTGGCGCGCCGCGAGTTCATCTTGACCTCCCCCCGCTACCGAGTTTCGTGAGTGGCTACGCCAGAGAGGGATCGCACAGGAGCCATACCCCCCTAGCATCGAAATGTCAGATTGCGCCAGCGCCGGGAAATGGCGTGAGGGGGAACTCGTTCCGGGACTTGGGAGGCAGACTGGATATCCCGCGGGTGTGGAGCGATGGACAAGACTCCTGTCCAGGTTTGTCAGATCAAGGTGACGTTGCAGGGAAGCAGGCCACCGATCTGGAGGCGGTTCCAGGTTCCGGGGAGTATCACCCTGTACAGGCTGCACCGGGTGCTTCAGGTCGTGATGGGTTGGACGGATTCACATCTCCATCAGTTCATCGTGGGTGAGATCTACTATCGGGTGCCCGATCCTGACGACATCCCTGCAGAGAGCTTCGAGGTGAGGGATGAAAGACGCGTGAGATTGCGGGATGTGGTTCTCGGGACACCTGCCAAGTTTGTGTACGAGTACGACTTCGGCGACTGCTGGCGTCACGACGTCCTGGTCGAAGGGGTGCAAGAGATCAAGGCTGGCATTCAGCACCCCGTCTGTCTTGCTGGGAAGCGCGCGTGCCCGCCCGAGGATTGCGGCGGGATCTGGGGATACGCCGATTTCCTCCACGCAATCAGCGACCCACGCCACCCGGAGCATGGGAGCATGAAGGAATGGATCGGTGGCGCCTTCGACCCCGCGGCATTCGACCTAGAGGAGGTCAACGTCGCGTTGCGCAGGATGAGGTGAGTCGGCGAGATTCGGCTCGCCCGCAAGTATCCATGATTCGTGGATGGCCAATCGCCCGCTGCCATGCCGAAACGCTTGCGTGTCGATCAATGTGTAAGTGTCATAGACATAGAGATCGCCACGCTCAAGGCCTAGCCGCGCAGGAGACCAGGGCAGAGTGGCCCACGACAGGACGGCAAAACACGAGAAGCGTCGGCGGCTGTTTGAGACTGCCTCCGCCCAGGCCGGCTACTTCAGTGCTGCGCAGGCGAGATCAGCCGAGGCTTCTACCGTATCCGTGAGTTCCCGTCATCATCGCACGAGGATGTGGTCGCCGCTTGGGTCAAGGCTGGTTTCGACCGGGCCGTCGTCTCTCACGAAACCGCGCTCTCCCTCCATGACCTCTCCACAGTCAGGCCGCACAAGATCGACCTGACCGTTCCACGCGAATTCCGGCCGCCGGGCAACCGGCCTCGATGGCCCTCTGTCTGCATCCACACGACGACGCGCGCCTTCGGCAGGGGAGACGTGGTACGCCGGTTTGGGGTTCGGATTACTTCCCCGGCACGCACGATCATCGACACAGCCGAGGCGGGCACCGATCCCGGATACATTGTGGACGCAGTAGCAGCCGCACTCGAGCGCGGCCTCGTCACCAGCGAGGATTTGAAGCGCGCCGCGCAGGGCAGACCCGCGCGGGTGGAGCGACTGCTCGATCGGGCTATCGAGGAGGCCCGGCGTGGAACGGCAGTTCGCTGATCCCGCCCACTTCCGTGCTTCCGTTGATGAGCGACTGCGGATATACGCGCGCAAGACAGGGACTCCTCTCACCGTCGTGCGGCGCCAGGCCGCATTGGATCGGCTTATCGTTCGGCTGGGCTACGTCGCTCCAAACCGCTGGGCCCTGAAAGGCGGCCTCGCCCTGGACACCCGGTTGAGCGGGCGCGCACGCGCCTCCATGGACATGGACGCTGACCACGTGCAGGGCGCCGAAGCCGCGCGCGCAGGCCTCCTTGCCGCGACAGAAGTAGACCTCGGCGACTACTTCGAGTTCGCCATCACGGGCAGCCTCGGACTGCGAGAGGGAGGTCTTGACCTCGCCACCCGGTTCCGGCTGGAATGCCCTGTTGGGGGCGTGCGGTTCGAGGTGCTGCAGGCTGACGTGACGCTGGCGCCGCCGGACGTCTGGGAGGTCGAGCGCGCCCAGCGGCCCGGCCTCCTGGCTTCGGTGGGCCTCGGACCGATCGACGTGCTGCTAGTCCCCCTGGAACGCCAGGTGGCGGAGAAGCTCCATGCGTATACGCGCACGTATGGGGAGGGCCGAGGCAGCACCCGGGTCCGCGACCTCGTGGATTTCCTGCTAATCCGCACGTTCGAGCGCGTGGACGCACAGCGGCTTCGCGACGCGATTCACCGTACCTTCAAGAACCGCGCCACTCATCCAGTTCCCGGGCGGGTCCCGCCGCCGCCTGGCGACTGGTAGCGGGCCTACCGTGTGGAGGCGGAGCGCGTAGGGATCACGTTGGAGGTGACGGAGGCCCACAGGCTTGTCGGTGCTTGGCTGGATGTTGTGCTAGGTGAGACCGCCGAGGGTACGTGGAACCCCGAACAGGGGATCTGGGAGTAGATGTGCCAGGTGTGGGACCGGTGGGTCGGAGGTTCAGATTCTCCCCCCGCTACCAGCATTACCTACAGTCCCGTCCTGGGTTGACCGGGACGGGATTGGTTCATTCTCGCGATGCCGCGAGGCTCGGGGAGGCGGTGCCGGCCCTACCGGTTCGGTAGGACAGGCAGGTTGGGCTGTTGAGGGTCTTGGTCCCGCACTGGCTGAGGCGTGCGCGATTGGGAAAACTGGGGATCGTCGAAGGTGCCTCGCACGAAGAACGGCACGCGGTAGCCGGTCGCGACCGCGGTTCCTCGCAGCACGCCACCGATTATCCGCCCCACCGATCCTGGTGCGCCCCCTGACGGCGACGTCGTCGATGTCAGGGCCTTCAGCACACCTGTCCCCGCGTAGTCCAGCGTCTTATCGAAGCCAAAGCTGCCTCCGGCCGTTCCCTCCAACCCCTCGGCATGTAACCGAAGGGCAACGCTGTGCACGCGCTGCTGCGCGACGCGAAGGTCGCCGCCGAAGTAGCTGAACCGGGTAACGCCGCCGGGCACGTCGGGTTGCAGGACCCTGGCCATTTTGGCCAGGGTGCTCTTGAGATCCAGCCCCTCGATGGTCCCGTTGCGCACCGCGAACGTTCCCGCGCCCGTCAGCGTCGCCTTCGGGTCTCGTCTGAGCGTTGTCGCTATGTGGACATCAGTCTCGAGCGTTCCGGTGATCTTGCGCGCCTGGGGCGCGGCGATTCTCATGATTTGGGTAAGGTCGACCCCACGCGCCTTCGCGGTCGCGACAGCCGGCAGGCCGGAGGCAGCATAGTCCAGCGCGGCCGAGCCCAGGACGGTGCCCCCGTAGAATGAGAGGGTATAAGAATCCAATTGGACGGTGTTCGTGTACACGCTCAGTCGGCCATTCATGCCGTCGGCCGCAAGCGGGGGAGCAACCAGGATCTTGCCGACCTGCACATCTCCGCGCGCCAGCAGGCGGCGCTGCGGAGGTGCTGTCTGGACGTCCGGTTCTTCCCCGGAACCCCTGACAATCAGTCTCCCCAGTCTATCGAGATTGAGTTGGGGAACGGTTACCG
Proteins encoded in this window:
- a CDS encoding plasmid pRiA4b ORF-3 family protein codes for the protein MDKTPVQVCQIKVTLQGSRPPIWRRFQVPGSITLYRLHRVLQVVMGWTDSHLHQFIVGEIYYRVPDPDDIPAESFEVRDERRVRLRDVVLGTPAKFVYEYDFGDCWRHDVLVEGVQEIKAGIQHPVCLAGKRACPPEDCGGIWGYADFLHAISDPRHPEHGSMKEWIGGAFDPAAFDLEEVNVALRRMR
- a CDS encoding nucleotidyl transferase AbiEii/AbiGii toxin family protein, which translates into the protein MERQFADPAHFRASVDERLRIYARKTGTPLTVVRRQAALDRLIVRLGYVAPNRWALKGGLALDTRLSGRARASMDMDADHVQGAEAARAGLLAATEVDLGDYFEFAITGSLGLREGGLDLATRFRLECPVGGVRFEVLQADVTLAPPDVWEVERAQRPGLLASVGLGPIDVLLVPLERQVAEKLHAYTRTYGEGRGSTRVRDLVDFLLIRTFERVDAQRLRDAIHRTFKNRATHPVPGRVPPPPGDW
- a CDS encoding AsmA family protein, producing MTKPWYRSKRFRIGGVVLLLVLVVAVALPLLVPADWFRPLLVQFIESCTGRRVQIDVLKLHLLPTVHLRVVNLRVKNPEGFVAGDMMIVKSVDLGVAPLALISRKMVVTYVAVNGVRMNLLRDLAGKTNYDLASIGCGGTSFLSLGRIGAVTIRNVEVAFSTYDQRHRQVTPLFTLSGLNAKVPDVRPPVQDWAKSMELTSDLRGVEFSTPALTKPIQIQKGEFTITGGTGRGTIAAALEDTRADGTVTIARLDPLSVTFTVTVPQLNLDRLGRLIVRGSGEEPDVQTAPPQRRLLARGDVQVGKILVAPPLAADGMNGRLSVYTNTVQLDSYTLSFYGGTVLGSAALDYAASGLPAVATAKARGVDLTQIMRIAAPQARKITGTLETDVHIATTLRRDPKATLTGAGTFAVRNGTIEGLDLKSTLAKMARVLQPDVPGGVTRFSYFGGDLRVAQQRVHSVALRLHAEGLEGTAGGSFGFDKTLDYAGTGVLKALTSTTSPSGGAPGSVGRIIGGVLRGTAVATGYRVPFFVRGTFDDPQFSQSRTPQPVRDQDPQQPNLPVLPNR